Sequence from the Argentina anserina chromosome 7, drPotAnse1.1, whole genome shotgun sequence genome:
GGTTTACGTCAGCACCGCCTTGTTTAGGGATGGGTCTTTAATATTGTCACGGGGTTCACCGGTACAATTCTCATTCTCTCATTTTGTTCTGCTGGAAATATCTGCATCCGATGGCTTTATCCGGGAATATCTATCGGTAGATTCAGAATCGGCAGGGGAGAATAAGAATCAGAATGCGGGGGATTGTAACAATGTTTATATGGCAGAGTGAGGGTCGGAACATGGAGGCAGAGGCAGATTCATAGTTATATATTTCAAATGTAGGCTTTAGGACTAGGGATTTTTGATGTTTGGTTGTCTTTGAGGTTGTGCTATCTGGACAAATTCTTTAGGAGGCAAGCATCCTTAGGTTGGGTGTTTTGTGCTGTCTCCATGGTATATTGGTTGTTTTGAAGCAGAGGGTTTGGTATCAATTCATGGGTCTGCTGAGGTGTGGGGGCTTGCCCTATATCTTAGTTTACTGGAGTTATCCTTTTGACAGTTGGATGGTAAATTATTTCTCTAAAAGTTTTCCTCCCATTTGTGAAAAGGGTAGAAAGATTCAGGGGGAAAATTGTTGTAACATTTGTAAATATACAGGAAATGATTTAATGCTATTCATTTCTTTCCCGCTTGGTTGGCTATTTAATTTCGATTGCCCTctatttttctgttaaaatcTTTAGGACTGAGAAATGCTAGGTGCAGGGACTCTTTAACTTTTACAAGCCAATCGGCACGGTCATATACGTCTTGAATTGTTTTTGACATGGTACCAAATGGGGACTGGGGAAGTGGACAGATATGAATGTGAAAACTAGAAGTTGAGTGGTATAAAAACTTAGGTTGGAACACCATATCTGCATGTAGTTAAATACTTAGTGACTTCTAGTTTTGCCCAGTTACACTAGTTGTAGCTGTTCCGGAAGAACTTGGGAGTACTATACGTACACCAATTGGAAATTTCAGTGTGAAGATTGCCTCTTCGACGACATTGCATTTTAGATGTCAAGAATCCTGAAAGAGTGTGCAACCATTTTAAGCTGGTTGCGGTATCTTTTCCACCGTCTCTCATTTGCTCCGACAATTAGGGTGTAATATCTCCCTGTTGAGAGCACATACAAGTCAGCAACATTGAACAGATTTTATGCAGCAGGAATGATCACATTTCTCTAGCAGTGATTTCATTTGGCAGTGAAATCTATATACATATGTCAAACAATATCGCATGTTGAATGTTTAACACATTGTAAAGGTGCACTACTTACCATTTCCAATGGCTATGGTTGCAAATGAAGTGGTAGCAAAGTTGGGAGATGTGAGTCCATACTCGAAGGTGTAATAGTTCTTCCCATCTATAGTTTTCTGCACTCGATGGATACCCAATGAATGAAATGATTAATATTTCCAGAGTTAGATAGTGCAAGAATTCCATTTAAAGATATGATGCAAAGAGTAGAACCTCCTCCATGTTGAAAATTTTTTCTACTTGGTTTGGTGCAGCAAATGTGTGTCTCACCAACTAGGGTACCGCCTGTATAATGATGAAAACTGGTCAAGGATCATTCAAACTTCCTAGATAAGAGACAACAGTACAATTCCTCCAATCATGTATGTACCTCTTCCAATGGACCCAAATCATGTATGTCGGTTTTATCTGTGGGTATAAATCTAACTCTTACATTGTGAAGTTGCATATATCGGTCCTTGAAGGCAGAGTCATGTGCCCTGAAGTCAAAATCCTGATACATGGAGCATAGAAGTACGTTAATATAGTAATCAAGGAAGAAAGTTGTTGTGTGATAGAATTAGGCTTCTGCACAAATGTGATTGTCTTCTTAGTTCTTACCCTCCAATCAGAGGGGTAATAATATGAATACCCATCTTGTTTGTCAATATAGCCGCGAAACTTGTCAGGCATTCCTTCATATTCAAGAAAACTGGTTGAGAGAAAATTCTCCatttataattcaaagaaCAAAAAGGTTCAGAGAAAAGTTTAATACTTAAAACTATTGATAGTTTCATACCTTCAGCCAAGAGGGAATTTGTCTGTAGTAGACTTGTTGTTAGTGCTCCAACTCCCAACAGTAATGGcctaaaaatttcatcaatgtGATGAGTCAAGGACATAGAGTAATCATTTTAGAATCCATTAGAAGCTGGCTCATACATTATCTATAATATCTTCATGACAAAACACCTGTTCGAGACTCTTGACTCTCTGAGGGTAACAAACTATCAATAGAACCACGAAGCATAGAAAGTGCAGATGATTGACTATTGAAATGGAGATGAAACTCCCTATaataatgcatatatacaaagagaaaatatcacataaaattgAAATAGAGCTCAATG
This genomic interval carries:
- the LOC126803718 gene encoding LOW QUALITY PROTEIN: photosynthetic NDH subunit of lumenal location 1, chloroplastic (The sequence of the model RefSeq protein was modified relative to this genomic sequence to represent the inferred CDS: substituted 1 base at 1 genomic stop codon) — encoded protein: MAISSLSLSWVSTTLPADNKLNVLSHNEVSKPAGAYFSGKTITCSSETASSEESKPLLLGVGALTTSLLQTNSLLAEGMPDKFRGYIDKQDGYSYYYPSDWRDFDFRAHDSAFKDRYMQLHNVRVRFIPTDKTDIHDLGPLEEAVPXLVRHTFAAPNQVEKIFNMEEKTIDGKNYYTFEYGLTSPNFATTSFATIAIGNGRYYTLIVGANERRWKRYRNQLKMVAHSFRILDI